The following proteins come from a genomic window of Candidatus Dormiibacterota bacterium:
- a CDS encoding tetratricopeptide repeat protein, translated as MRLLLGAYFEPLLLSPTDVWALNNRGLAYGQLGRWKKARRDFEEALRIDPGFEQARSPSE; from the coding sequence TTGCGCCTGCTTCTAGGCGCCTACTTCGAGCCGCTTTTGCTCTCTCCCACCGACGTCTGGGCGCTCAACAACCGGGGGCTGGCGTACGGACAATTGGGGAGGTGGAAGAAGGCGCGCAGGGATTTCGAGGAAGCGCTCAGGATCGATCCCGGATTCGAGCAGGCTAGGAGCCCGTCCGAGTAA